Within Pelorhabdus rhamnosifermentans, the genomic segment AGTATACTAAGCAGCCCATAATTAAGGGACTGCTTTTAATATTGTCTGCTGATTATTTATTTGCTATAATGTATTTACACGTGACAAGACAGTTTGAAATAGGAGGAAATATGAATATTCTTACTCGGCTGGAGTCAGTTCCAGTAAATTCCTTTCATTATCGCTTACTATTCATTATTGGTTTGGGGTGGATGTTTGATGCTGCAGATACAGGACTGGTTGCTTTTGTTTTGCCATCTCTTGCAAAAGAGTGGGGTCTTTCAGCTCAGTCTGTTGGCTATATTGGCAGCATTGGGTTAGTCGGGATGGCGCTTGGGGCTGTATTAGCTGGGTCCGCTGCTGAAAGATGGGGGAGGCGTAAAGTTTTTGCTGCCACACTCGTGACCTATGGTATTGCAACAGGTTTATGTGGTCTAGCCTGGAACTATGAGTCCCTCATGATTTTTCGGTTCTTTGTTGGTTTTGGTTTGGGTGGTCAATTGCCTGTAGCTGTGACACTCATGAGTGAATTTTCTCCGGCAGCCAAGCGGGGACGGTTTATTGTACTGCTGGAAAGTTTTTGGGCTGTAGGCTGGTTTATTGCCGCGCTTATTGCTTACTTGGTGATTCCGGCTTTCGGTTGGTCTGCTGTCTTTTTTTTGGGAGCTCTGCCTGCTTTTTATGTTTTTTGGATCTGGCGCTCTGTACCCGAATCTGTACGTTATTTGTTGCAAAAAGGCCGCTATGAGGAAGCTCATAATATTGTAAGTCGTATTGAAAGACTTGGCGGAAAAAAGCCGCCAAAATATCAAGAAGCTGCGATGAATGGAGATTGCAGCGCGGCGGCATCACTTACTTCACAGGCTTCGTCGTTCAGTTTGTTATTTCAGCCTAAACTGGCGAAAAGAACGGCTTTATTGTGGATATTATGGTTTGGTCTGGTTTATTCTTATTACGGCATTTTTACGTGGTTGCCATCGCTCATGGTTGGACAGGGCTTGGCTATTGTAAAAACATTTGAATATGTTTTGATGATTACTTTAGCTCAGCTACCGGGCTATTTTGCTGCGGCAGTGCTGGTAGATCGCTGGGGTCGTAAAAATACACTCGCCACCTTTTTGTTATGTAGTGCCGTAGCGGCGTATGGATTTGGTCATAGCAGTACAGCAGTAACCGTGATAGGCTGGGGTTGTGCTATGTCATTTTTCAATTTAGGTGCCTGGGGTGTCATTTATACTTATACGCCGGAACTTTATCCGACGACAGTCAGGGCAGTTGGCACAGGTTGGGCGGCTGGTATTGGTCGTATTGGTGGGATTTTTGCTCCGGCAGTTGTGGGTTGGTTGTTGCCGCAAACAGGTATAGGTTGGATATTTACGATGTTTATGATTGTTTTAGCTGTTATAGGACTTATCGTTCTTCTTTTGGGGCAGGAAACGAAAAAACAGGTTTTGGCAGAGCATATGTAAAATTTGTTTTTATGTTTGCTTAGCTATTTTGTCTAATGGTATAATGAAATGTAGAAAACAGGGTCGTTAGCTCGTTAAGGAGTGACAGATATGATTCACATTTCATTTTTGATTGGTCTTTTGTTTGCCTATTGGATTTATCGAGATGCAAAATCGCGTGGCAGTAGTTTGGGCAGTGTTGCTGTTTGGATGTTAGGCTCATTAACTTCCCTGTGGTTTTTGTTTGTGCCGCTTTACTTTATTTTTGGCCGTAAAAAAAAGGATTTACAAAATCCTGATGACAATACGATTGATGTGGATGCAACCGTTCTTGAAGAGCCTTTTACTTGTACCATGTGTGGTAAAGAAGTGAAAGCCCAATTTAAGGTTTGTCCTTATTGCGGGCATACACTTCGTCCGAAATGTGCTCATTGTGGTCGGGACGTGGATCGTTATTGGCGGAATTGTCCCTATTGCCATGAGCCGCTTGATGCCAAATAAAAATTAGACAGATACAGATAGTTATGGTATAATACTATCTGTGTCAATTGAGCGCCCGTAGCTCAGGGGATAGAGCATCGGCCTCCGGAGCCGTGAGCGCAGGTTCGAATCCTGCCGGGCGCACCACTAGAAGGCTTATAAACCTTTGTATTTCCTGCGTTATACTGCAGGTGATGCAGGGGTTTTTTTGATGCCTGGGTGGCTACAAAAATTTATTTTAGATAATGTGACGATGGAGAGAAAATATATTTATTAATATTACATATTTTGGCAGAGGACAATGGTCCTTCATGTCGAAATTTGACATAGTTATATGTTTTAAGACTGGGGGGAGATTTAATGAGATTCTTTGATGACATGAAAGTAAGTTCTAAATTGGGCATCCTAATTCTTATCGCATTGCTATCTATGAGTAGTATCGCGTATACTGGTTATTATTATCTTCAACAATCAAACGTCAGTATGAACACAATGTATGCAGATCAATTAGTGCCAATTGCGCTTATTAACGAAAACTATGCTCATGTTAATAAGGTAAATCAAGAAATAATGGAAATGATGCTCACAACGGATAACCAAAAAAAGCAAGAATTGAAAAGAGTTATTGATGAGCGGGTAAAAAACTTTAATGATAATCTAGCCGAGCTTGATAAGTCTAATTTAGATTCTACAGCTAAGGAAAAATTGGCCGGATTTAAGATGTCTATGCAAAAATATCGTGAAGCAAGAAATAAGGTTATTGAGTTAGCAATGCAAAATAAAAATGCAGAAGCTTATGCATTATATACGGCTACGGTCGATTCATTAGCCTCGGAAGCTCTTAATCGATGCATTGATCTCTCGAAGTATTCCATTGAATTGTCAAAACAAGTCGATGCCGATAACAAGGCATCATTTGAAAAAGCTGAACAGATTACCTTTGGTGATATTTTTATATCCTTCGTAATGTTACTTTTAAGTGGTTTTTATATTACCAAAATGATAACCAAGCCGCTCAATACAATGGTATTAATTTGCAAGAAACTCGCAGACGGAGATTTTCGTGATAAACCACGAAAATTGGTTAGAAAAGATGAAATTGGTCAATTAGCAGATGCTTTGCAAAGTATGCGAGGTAGACTCTGTACAGTTTTGAAACAGGTCAATGAATCAGCTGAAACAGTGGCGGCTTCTTCGGAAGAGCTGACTGCCAGCGCTGAACAGTCAGCTCAAGCTGCTAATCAGGTTGCAGGTTCTATTAGCGATGTGGCACAAGGTGCAGAAAAACAATTAAATGCCGTAAACGAAACATCTTCTGTGGTAGAGCAGATGTCAGCTGGTATCCAGCAAGTAGCTGCTAGCGCCAATCAAGTAGCCAGTAATTCATCTCAAGCCGCTGAAAAGGCAACCGATGGTGATAAGTCGGTGGATAAGGCTGTTAATCAAATGGCTCATATTGAGCAAACTGTAAATAATTCCGCACAAGTTGTAGCTAAATTGGGTGAACGGTCAAAAGAAATCGGGCAAATTGTCGACACAATCTCCGGTATTGCTGGTCAGACAAACCTACTGGCGCTTAACGCCGCAATTGAGGCTGCCAGAGCTGGAGAACAAGGCAAAGGGTTTGCTGTTGTCGCTGAAGAGGTCCGTAAGCTTGCGGAACAATCACAGGACGCAGCAAAGCATATAGCTGCACTAATCAGCGAGATTCAAGGGGATACAGATAAAGCTGTTGTTGCCATGAGCGAAGGTACTCGTGAGGTTAAAGTAGGAACAGAGGTTGTTACTACGGCTGGTCATGCGTTTGGGGAAATTGCGACACTGGTAACGCAAGTATCCGAACAAGTGAAGGAAATTTCCGCTGCTATTCAGCAGATGGCTAGTGGCAGTCAGCAGATTGTAGCATCGGTGAAGGAAATTGACGGTCACAGTAAAGCAGCCGTTGGAAAAACACAAACTGTGTCGGCGGCAACAGAGGAACAATCGGCATCTATGGAGGAAATCGCCTCATCCAGTCAGAGTCTTGCCAAGTTGGCTGAGGATCTCCAGGAAGCTGTTAGCCATTTTCGAGTTTAGTTAAAGTTTGGGACAAATAAGAAAGCACCTGTTAGCCTATGCATGTAAATAGGTGGCAGGTGCCTTTTTCATATAGTAACCCGCATATTCAGCGACTACATATGGATAGGAAGTCGGAAACAAAATGGTTCCGGAA encodes:
- a CDS encoding zinc ribbon domain-containing protein, which translates into the protein MIHISFLIGLLFAYWIYRDAKSRGSSLGSVAVWMLGSLTSLWFLFVPLYFIFGRKKKDLQNPDDNTIDVDATVLEEPFTCTMCGKEVKAQFKVCPYCGHTLRPKCAHCGRDVDRYWRNCPYCHEPLDAK
- a CDS encoding methyl-accepting chemotaxis protein; protein product: MRFFDDMKVSSKLGILILIALLSMSSIAYTGYYYLQQSNVSMNTMYADQLVPIALINENYAHVNKVNQEIMEMMLTTDNQKKQELKRVIDERVKNFNDNLAELDKSNLDSTAKEKLAGFKMSMQKYREARNKVIELAMQNKNAEAYALYTATVDSLASEALNRCIDLSKYSIELSKQVDADNKASFEKAEQITFGDIFISFVMLLLSGFYITKMITKPLNTMVLICKKLADGDFRDKPRKLVRKDEIGQLADALQSMRGRLCTVLKQVNESAETVAASSEELTASAEQSAQAANQVAGSISDVAQGAEKQLNAVNETSSVVEQMSAGIQQVAASANQVASNSSQAAEKATDGDKSVDKAVNQMAHIEQTVNNSAQVVAKLGERSKEIGQIVDTISGIAGQTNLLALNAAIEAARAGEQGKGFAVVAEEVRKLAEQSQDAAKHIAALISEIQGDTDKAVVAMSEGTREVKVGTEVVTTAGHAFGEIATLVTQVSEQVKEISAAIQQMASGSQQIVASVKEIDGHSKAAVGKTQTVSAATEEQSASMEEIASSSQSLAKLAEDLQEAVSHFRV
- a CDS encoding MFS transporter, which produces MNILTRLESVPVNSFHYRLLFIIGLGWMFDAADTGLVAFVLPSLAKEWGLSAQSVGYIGSIGLVGMALGAVLAGSAAERWGRRKVFAATLVTYGIATGLCGLAWNYESLMIFRFFVGFGLGGQLPVAVTLMSEFSPAAKRGRFIVLLESFWAVGWFIAALIAYLVIPAFGWSAVFFLGALPAFYVFWIWRSVPESVRYLLQKGRYEEAHNIVSRIERLGGKKPPKYQEAAMNGDCSAAASLTSQASSFSLLFQPKLAKRTALLWILWFGLVYSYYGIFTWLPSLMVGQGLAIVKTFEYVLMITLAQLPGYFAAAVLVDRWGRKNTLATFLLCSAVAAYGFGHSSTAVTVIGWGCAMSFFNLGAWGVIYTYTPELYPTTVRAVGTGWAAGIGRIGGIFAPAVVGWLLPQTGIGWIFTMFMIVLAVIGLIVLLLGQETKKQVLAEHM